Part of the Halodesulfurarchaeum formicicum genome is shown below.
CTTGGTGACCCGCTTTTGGAGGAGACTACCATGGGTCCCCTAACTTCCAAGGAGCAGTTTGAGACTGTGACATCGTACATAGATATCGGATCGTCCGAGGGAGCAAATCTCCTCACGGGTGGTGGCACACCCGATGCCGATGAGATCAGTGGCGGGTGGTATGTTGAACCAACTGTCTATGGGGACGTAGACAATGAGATGCGTATTGCCCAGGAGGAGATCTTCGGCCCCGTCCAGACGATTCAAACGTTCAATAGTTATGAAGAAGCGATTGAACTTGCCAATGACACCCGGTATGGGCTTGCAGCAGGGGTAGGGACTGAATCGACTGACATCGCACACAATGCGGCAGCTGACCTCGAAGCAGGACTAATCTATGTCAACGAGTACGGTCCCATACTCCCTGATGCTCCCTATGGCGGGTTCAAGGATTCCGGCATTGGGCGGGACCTAGGCGAAGAAGCACTTGATCACTACCAGCAGACCAAGTCCGTGTACGTTAATTTGGGAGACCCCGATCTATAGTCCCGAACGTGGATGCACTGCTCAGAGTAGAGGGACCGGGACGTTTGCACCGCTTGGCCGGGCGCTGTTTTTGATTTACTACGGGCTATGCCATCTCCGATTTGTGAGGGTTAAATTTATGCATAGTAAGGTTCTCGAATGGAATGAAGGTAACAGGGGACATCCCGCGGTGAGACACTATCTCCCGCCCATCGAGAGATGGTGTTACCATAACAGCCCATGGTAGAATACGATTTCAACGGCCAGGTCGCGTTCGTCACCGGCGCGGCTCGTGGTCAAGGACGATCGCATGCAGTAGCGTACGCAGAAAACGGGGCCGACGTCGTCGTCACCGACATTTGTGAGGACGTGGAGACCTCTGATTACCCGCTTTCATCCCGCGAAGATCTGGAAAAAACCGCTGAGTTGGTCGAGGAAGAGGGCCAGGAAGCGTTGGTGATCGAGATGGACGTCCGCGACGACGCGGAGGTTCAGGCTGCCGTTGAGAAAGCTGTTGACCACTTTGGTCACATCGATATTCTGGCGAACAACGCCGGCATCTGGAACCTCGACTTCCTCCACGAGATGAGTGAGGAGAAATGGGACGAGATGATCGACATCGACCTGAAGGGTGTGTGGCTGCCGAGTAAATATGTGGCCCAGCACATGGTCGAACGTGGCGAAGGTGGCAAGATCGTCAGTACGGCGTCGACCGCTGGCCACGGTGCGAGCTATCGCGGTGGACATTACACGGCTGCAAAGCATGGCGTCGTCGGCCTGACTCGCTCATTGGCCATCGAACTGGGTGAATACGGCATCAATGTGAACTGTGTTTCACCCACCGGCATCGATTCCCCGATGACCCGGATGCTTATCGAGGAACACGGCCAGGACTCCATTGATGAACTCGAAGAGTACACTGGCAAATGGAACGTTATGGACGAAGGGCCGGTCGAACCGCGAGACGTCAGTGAGGCGTATCTGTGGCTCTCGAGTGACGCGGCACGCTACGTAACCGGTAGCGCGCTTCCCGTGGACGCTGGGTTGATGGCAAAGTGATTTCTGCCTAAGTCGACCGAACGCACCCGAACACCCATCCGTCGGTTTCCGAGTTCGTCCGCTCTGGTTGCGGTGAACGAGCCTTTCTACAACCCCTCAATCCCATCCTCTTGTCCAGGGCTGGGCGAAAGCCCTGGCGTATCCGTGAGACGCACAAGCCGACGGTCGACCAGGGGAAATTTCATTAATGGGGGTACTCTACTCGGAAACGAGGATCTCGGCGCCGGGAACCAGGCGTCCATCCAGAAAAATGAACGAGCTACTATTCACACCAAGACGTATCGGCAACGTCCAGATACCCAATCGGACGGTATTCTTGGCCCACGAAACCGGGTTTGCGGAGGATGGATTACCAACTGAACGTGACGCGGCCTACTATGAAGCGCGTGCTCGTGGTGGGGCAGGTCTCATAATGGGGCCGTCCAGCATGCTTGTCCACCCGACAGCATCTAACCCGACGTATGCGTCCGGTTATGACCCAGCGGTTATACCACGGCTAGAGGAAATAGCCGAGGCCGTCCATCGTCACGATTCAAAGGTCTTCGCTCAACTTCAACATACTGGGGGCGAGGATACTGGTGAACATGCGATGCATGAGACGTGGGCTCCGTCTGCGGTTCCGTCGAATTTTGGCTATGAGATGCCAAAGCGGATGGAGAAGTCGGACATTGAAGAGGTCAAGCTTGGGTACGCAAAAACTGCAGAACACGTGAAGCGAAGCGGCATCGACGGCATCGAGCTGAAGGTCGGTCATGATGGGTTGCTTCGACAATTCATATCGCCAAAATACAACCGCCGCAGTGATGAGTATGGAGGCGACGTTGATGGCCGGGTTCGCCTCCTGAACGAAGTGATCGAGGTCATCAGAGACCGCGTCGGCGAGGACTTTCCAGTTGGTGTCCGGCTGACTCTCGACGAGATGGAGTCCGGTGGCTATGACTACGATTATGCAGTAGCGGTCATGCGACGGCTGCATCCGAGTGTGGACTTTCTCGATTCGGATATCGCTACGATTTCAAAGCTATACGTGACGGACGCTCCGATGCATGCACCACTGGGGTATACTGAAGAGTATTATGGGGATGCTCGAAGTATTCTTGATGTCCCAGTTATTGCCGCTGGCCGAATCAATGATCTGACAAAGGCTGAAGATCTTTTACAGGAGGGCAAAGCCGATTTTATCGGGATGTGCAGACAACTGATTGCGGATCCCGAAACGGTTCGAAAAGCCGAACGGGGCAATGATTCCGAAATCACTCACTGTATAGCGTGCAATCAGA
Proteins encoded:
- a CDS encoding mycofactocin-coupled SDR family oxidoreductase, with protein sequence MVEYDFNGQVAFVTGAARGQGRSHAVAYAENGADVVVTDICEDVETSDYPLSSREDLEKTAELVEEEGQEALVIEMDVRDDAEVQAAVEKAVDHFGHIDILANNAGIWNLDFLHEMSEEKWDEMIDIDLKGVWLPSKYVAQHMVERGEGGKIVSTASTAGHGASYRGGHYTAAKHGVVGLTRSLAIELGEYGINVNCVSPTGIDSPMTRMLIEEHGQDSIDELEEYTGKWNVMDEGPVEPRDVSEAYLWLSSDAARYVTGSALPVDAGLMAK
- a CDS encoding oxidoreductase, with the protein product MGVLYSETRISAPGTRRPSRKMNELLFTPRRIGNVQIPNRTVFLAHETGFAEDGLPTERDAAYYEARARGGAGLIMGPSSMLVHPTASNPTYASGYDPAVIPRLEEIAEAVHRHDSKVFAQLQHTGGEDTGEHAMHETWAPSAVPSNFGYEMPKRMEKSDIEEVKLGYAKTAEHVKRSGIDGIELKVGHDGLLRQFISPKYNRRSDEYGGDVDGRVRLLNEVIEVIRDRVGEDFPVGVRLTLDEMESGGYDYDYAVAVMRRLHPSVDFLDSDIATISKLYVTDAPMHAPLGYTEEYYGDARSILDVPVIAAGRINDLTKAEDLLQEGKADFIGMCRQLIADPETVRKAERGNDSEITHCIACNQNCLGGLNTKGHIGCIQTPRSGRETEMDRLVDLPEVDDPKEVLVVGGGPAGMSFAVTAADLGHHVTIHEKRAELGGQVNIATNIEARREFGDVVRNLENRLRTRDVSVETGSQVSPQDVDGGWDVVVAATGATEQSPDLPGEDVYRSWDVLQGESVGDSVVVFDQNKHATGVGVAEQLAKEGHDVTIVTTSYHPGDQLEGSNVPPFLESLVDLNIETKEHATVVGYEDKLVQAMNVYSQEIESIEADSLVVANRRQARDDFAHQLRDQVDIPVHSIGDSVAPRLVDKAIYDGETLAREL